Proteins found in one Nostoc sp. NIES-3756 genomic segment:
- the mscL gene encoding large conductance mechanosensitive channel protein MscL: MVRPRRRASGFLKDFQDFALKGNVVDLAIAVIIGGAFGKIVTSFVEDVIMPLINPLVSMAGKDWRTITVGPGIALGKFFGSIVDFVIIALVLFVAIQALQKFKRKEEVIAEPPPPDPNLVAQERLTGALDRLTQTLESRNPQF; this comes from the coding sequence ATGGTAAGACCAAGAAGACGAGCAAGCGGTTTTTTAAAAGATTTCCAAGACTTTGCGCTTAAAGGCAATGTAGTTGATTTAGCGATCGCGGTTATTATCGGTGGTGCTTTCGGGAAGATAGTCACTTCCTTTGTTGAAGATGTGATTATGCCATTAATTAATCCTCTAGTTTCTATGGCTGGGAAAGATTGGAGAACAATCACTGTTGGCCCAGGAATTGCATTAGGTAAGTTTTTTGGCTCAATAGTTGATTTTGTGATTATTGCCTTAGTTTTGTTTGTGGCAATTCAAGCTTTACAAAAATTCAAAAGAAAAGAAGAAGTTATAGCTGAACCTCCACCACCAGATCCTAACCTTGTAGCTCAGGAAAGATTAACTGGGGCATTAGATAGACTTACACAAACCTTGGAATCTCGAAATCCTCAATTTTAA
- a CDS encoding S8 family peptidase, with translation MPTNKINQNPLTIDGQNSLYLSSSDAFSTENNYISKLGNRSSYTSNDNGTAMSSTYNSNNGYGLVNAGLSVSQAAGQNPYSDVANLGGNNWGLDMINAPEVWANGYTGQGVIVAVVDTGVDTSHPELGNNIWTNTKEIAGNGIDDDGNGYVDDTNGWNFNNNNNNIADDNGHGTHVSGIVAGKNDGVGVTGVAYSSQIMPVKVLNESGEGSYSAIANGIRYAADNGARVINLSLGGDYSSQTLQSAVEYAASKGAVVVMAAGNESNSQPSYPARYADNSGIAVGAVNREGDLTDFSNRAGSNELAYVTAPGQNIYSSVPNNGYGSYSGTSMATPYVAGVVALMLSANPNLTVAQVREIITSTAGNTDSNATPTTPNTPTTSPGFGFDPNDFLGLIGSPGNNNPTPNTPTSSPGLNFDFVSIIGELFTDEPVNNTSTNTSSYSLKSFSQNNTYTTDSQILSISSNSSVTANPEIEFVNRQYQDSELNTLVSKLVIGY, from the coding sequence ATGCCCACAAATAAGATTAATCAGAATCCACTTACAATTGACGGGCAAAATTCTCTTTATCTATCCTCCTCTGATGCTTTTAGTACAGAAAATAATTATATTTCCAAGTTAGGAAATCGTAGTAGCTACACATCAAATGATAATGGTACTGCCATGAGCAGCACCTATAATTCTAACAATGGTTACGGCTTGGTTAATGCTGGATTGTCTGTATCTCAAGCTGCTGGGCAAAATCCCTACAGTGATGTGGCAAATCTCGGTGGTAATAATTGGGGATTAGATATGATTAATGCCCCAGAAGTCTGGGCAAATGGATATACAGGACAAGGCGTAATTGTAGCTGTAGTAGATACAGGAGTAGACACTAGCCATCCAGAATTAGGTAATAATATTTGGACTAATACTAAAGAAATCGCTGGGAATGGTATAGATGACGATGGTAATGGTTATGTAGATGATACTAACGGTTGGAATTTTAACAACAACAATAACAATATTGCTGATGATAATGGACATGGAACCCATGTTTCTGGAATTGTTGCTGGGAAAAATGATGGAGTTGGTGTGACTGGTGTTGCTTACAGTTCCCAAATTATGCCAGTCAAAGTTTTAAATGAATCTGGAGAGGGTTCTTATAGTGCGATCGCTAATGGAATCCGCTATGCTGCCGATAATGGGGCTAGAGTAATTAACTTGAGTTTAGGCGGTGATTATTCTAGCCAGACTCTTCAGTCTGCCGTTGAATATGCAGCTAGTAAAGGGGCAGTTGTCGTCATGGCGGCTGGTAATGAAAGCAACTCACAACCAAGTTACCCTGCCCGTTATGCTGATAACTCTGGTATTGCCGTTGGTGCTGTAAATAGAGAAGGTGATTTAACTGATTTCTCTAACCGTGCTGGTAGTAATGAACTGGCTTATGTTACAGCCCCAGGACAGAACATTTATTCCTCAGTACCAAATAATGGGTATGGCAGTTATAGTGGTACATCTATGGCTACTCCCTACGTTGCTGGTGTAGTGGCTCTGATGCTGAGTGCTAATCCTAATTTGACTGTAGCCCAAGTGCGTGAAATCATTACCAGCACAGCAGGCAACACCGATAGCAATGCCACACCAACTACACCAAATACACCTACAACCAGCCCTGGCTTTGGTTTTGATCCTAATGATTTTTTAGGACTTATTGGTTCTCCAGGCAATAATAACCCTACACCAAATACACCTACAAGCAGTCCTGGGCTTAACTTTGATTTTGTCTCTATCATCGGTGAATTATTTACAGATGAACCTGTGAATAACACATCAACTAACACTTCTAGCTATAGCCTGAAATCCTTCTCACAAAACAATACTTACACTACAGATTCCCAAATTCTATCCATATCATCAAATAGTTCCGTAACCGCCAACCCCGAAATAGAATTTGTCAATCGCCAATATCAAGACTCTGAGCTTAACACCCTAGTTAGTAAATTAGTCATTGGTTATTAG
- a CDS encoding patatin-like phospholipase family protein, translated as MNKVIKFLSPLVILAVIALIWRFVPDIGWKYLFFLRLPILVGLFLVLLPTLAKGYLAPMLKNLFVLRNKWQLVAIIVSAIGAGASVSLVSAIILANAPARFSIPPLITIPEIWQYGIAIVLSLNVCISAVNLSKEKLNQPEIKWGTLVGGGLGIGLLLLVSLLRHWLSYNTFLKQLVADILPLFREYDKAGYINPQTGELTTGHLTAIAYFLIGLVVYITIGLIYNPKPEPNRPEAPALLYVLLITAIMVIAYGGVTFYFDYFRIPVLVLFLVFSGLNYWGFNVNHFFQLNKFQSSENTNNIDADAGDFQKFLDKRLQHQQGEKTLVVVCASGGGIQAAGWTVEVLAGLQRLLGKEFTQAIGLISSVSGGSVGAMYYLDHFNQDGCLEDATSTILEGKVRDSFNAATTDSLDAVGWGLAYLDLWRFIGFPFLISSKFDRGAAVETDWQGEMKNPKQLTTLGTWRKQIFEGKIPIPVFNATLVENGWRFLITPMTFVKDDEQKGKKYVDFNTLYGAYNYDMSVVTAARLSATFPYVSPISRSNINIPGKNYHVADGGYFDNSGFVTAAEWLDQLLQAKNNSNIKRVLILQINPFPQSPSTENVDGSGGWFMATIGPLLTMFKVRDPVLASRNAQEADLLAKKWQGQVDIRYFPIFFPDDLKDKNLEISEFYCNGKYRPPLSWKLTDKEKKAIKNGWLVIKNESTIQNIKELWQKTWNMPNHKDHSIEKT; from the coding sequence ATGAACAAAGTTATTAAGTTTTTATCGCCACTAGTAATACTGGCAGTTATAGCATTAATATGGCGATTTGTTCCTGATATTGGGTGGAAATATCTTTTCTTTCTACGACTACCGATATTAGTAGGCTTATTTCTTGTACTCCTGCCTACACTTGCTAAAGGTTATCTTGCACCAATGTTGAAGAATCTATTTGTACTCCGCAACAAATGGCAGCTAGTCGCTATCATTGTGAGTGCAATCGGTGCAGGAGCTTCAGTCAGTTTGGTATCTGCAATTATTTTAGCTAACGCACCAGCCCGCTTTTCTATACCACCATTAATAACAATTCCCGAAATTTGGCAATACGGAATAGCTATTGTCTTGAGTTTAAATGTTTGTATCTCGGCAGTTAATTTATCTAAAGAGAAGTTGAATCAGCCAGAAATAAAGTGGGGAACATTGGTTGGTGGAGGCTTAGGTATTGGACTATTATTACTTGTGAGCTTACTGAGACACTGGTTAAGTTACAATACTTTTTTAAAGCAGTTGGTTGCTGACATCCTGCCACTGTTTAGAGAATATGATAAAGCTGGCTATATCAATCCTCAAACTGGTGAATTAACTACAGGACATCTAACTGCGATCGCTTATTTTCTCATTGGCTTAGTTGTTTATATTACCATTGGTTTAATCTATAATCCCAAACCAGAACCAAATCGACCGGAAGCACCTGCTTTGTTGTATGTCCTATTGATAACTGCCATCATGGTCATTGCCTACGGTGGAGTTACATTTTATTTTGATTACTTCCGCATACCTGTATTAGTTTTATTTCTTGTGTTCTCTGGATTAAATTATTGGGGATTTAATGTCAATCATTTTTTCCAACTTAATAAATTTCAGTCTAGTGAAAACACAAATAATATTGACGCTGATGCAGGTGATTTTCAAAAGTTTCTTGATAAACGCCTCCAACATCAACAGGGAGAAAAAACCTTAGTAGTTGTTTGTGCAAGTGGTGGTGGGATTCAAGCAGCAGGATGGACAGTTGAAGTATTAGCTGGTTTACAAAGGTTATTAGGAAAAGAATTTACTCAAGCAATTGGCTTGATTAGTTCTGTGTCTGGTGGTTCGGTCGGAGCAATGTATTATCTAGATCATTTTAATCAAGATGGTTGTTTGGAAGATGCCACATCAACCATCTTGGAAGGAAAGGTTAGAGATAGTTTTAATGCTGCTACCACTGATAGTTTAGATGCTGTTGGTTGGGGTCTGGCTTATTTAGATTTATGGCGATTTATCGGTTTTCCTTTCCTCATTAGCTCAAAATTTGACCGTGGTGCAGCAGTTGAAACAGATTGGCAAGGGGAAATGAAAAATCCAAAACAATTGACAACCTTAGGCACTTGGCGAAAACAGATTTTTGAGGGTAAAATTCCCATTCCTGTTTTCAATGCTACTTTAGTTGAAAATGGTTGGCGATTTTTGATTACACCGATGACTTTCGTTAAAGATGATGAGCAAAAAGGGAAAAAATATGTTGATTTTAATACTCTTTATGGAGCCTATAATTATGATATGAGTGTGGTCACGGCTGCCAGATTATCAGCAACTTTCCCCTATGTTTCTCCTATCAGTCGCAGCAATATAAATATTCCCGGTAAGAACTATCACGTTGCGGATGGAGGCTATTTTGATAACTCTGGTTTTGTCACAGCAGCAGAATGGCTAGACCAATTACTCCAAGCTAAAAATAATTCCAATATCAAACGAGTCCTCATATTACAAATCAATCCTTTTCCTCAATCTCCTTCAACTGAAAACGTAGATGGAAGTGGAGGCTGGTTTATGGCAACTATCGGCCCATTATTAACAATGTTCAAAGTACGAGATCCAGTTTTGGCATCTCGCAATGCTCAGGAAGCTGATCTCTTAGCGAAAAAATGGCAAGGTCAAGTTGATATCCGCTATTTTCCTATTTTCTTTCCTGATGATTTAAAAGATAAAAATTTGGAGATTAGTGAATTTTATTGCAATGGTAAGTATCGACCGCCTTTATCATGGAAGTTAACCGATAAAGAGAAGAAAGCTATTAAAAATGGTTGGCTAGTAATCAAAAACGAAAGTACCATTCAAAACATCAAAGAACTATGGCAGAAAACATGGAATATGCCAAACCATAAAGACCATTCCATAGAAAAAACTTGA
- a CDS encoding serine/threonine protein kinase, translating to MTSILLNNRYQVIQVLGAGGFGETLLAEDTHMPSRRRCVIKQLKPVSNNPQTYQMIQQRFEREAATLEFLGEHSDQIPKLYAYFSENGQFYLVQEWIHGQTLRNLVADTGSQSEASVRAILLSLLQVLDYVHSKGIIHRDIKPDNIILRTVDQKPVLIDFGAVKETIRSVVSSPGYVTRSLVIGTPGYMPSEQAVGRPVYATDIYSLGLTAIYLLTGKSPDELPTNPQNGEIIWQNFAPHVSPQLIEVLNQAIKPQPGDRYSTASKMLYALSPHLTSEHTDAPTTIPTQQTRHLAVPAIKPQRSRQKSAWIFGSLVVGGLIAGITISTLSRQSQSDTRIVSEPLPSPASLPDTPSVSPQTTPSLPQSDSTQQPVISDTPTSTENSQANSNPPEVFAPIPENTPTTANIPTPQPTPTPQIENQPVPEPTTQADLPRKTANTNSPSVPAFPTGTARSTVEASLGKPNRDLRGVWRNTRAVVYRLVPNQVDLGYLFDRNSGALRQTEVAFAQSVDPEVMQTTLDGILSGQSNAKIRQGLQQIQQRQSDNFRFTVGGVKGQIVRQNCDLIYISVWEADLHDFVSPASAKQC from the coding sequence ATGACATCTATTCTGCTGAACAATCGCTATCAAGTTATTCAGGTACTCGGTGCTGGTGGGTTTGGAGAAACCTTATTGGCGGAAGATACCCATATGCCCTCTCGCCGACGTTGTGTGATTAAGCAACTCAAACCAGTCAGCAATAACCCACAAACCTATCAAATGATTCAACAAAGGTTTGAGAGGGAAGCAGCAACTCTAGAGTTTTTAGGCGAACACAGCGACCAAATTCCCAAACTCTACGCTTACTTTTCGGAGAATGGGCAGTTTTATTTGGTGCAAGAATGGATTCATGGGCAAACTCTAAGGAATTTGGTTGCAGACACAGGAAGTCAAAGTGAGGCTAGCGTTAGAGCAATATTGTTGAGTTTGCTACAAGTTTTAGATTACGTCCACAGCAAAGGCATTATTCACAGAGATATTAAACCAGATAACATTATTCTGCGGACTGTTGACCAAAAGCCAGTTTTGATTGATTTTGGTGCGGTCAAAGAAACCATTCGTTCAGTTGTCAGTTCTCCAGGATATGTGACGCGATCGCTCGTCATTGGTACACCCGGATATATGCCCAGCGAACAAGCCGTAGGTAGACCAGTTTACGCCACAGATATTTACAGCTTGGGTTTGACAGCGATTTATTTATTAACTGGTAAAAGTCCTGATGAATTGCCAACTAATCCCCAAAATGGGGAAATTATCTGGCAGAACTTTGCGCCTCATGTTTCGCCACAATTAATAGAGGTACTAAATCAAGCCATTAAACCACAACCAGGCGATCGCTACAGTACCGCTAGTAAAATGCTGTATGCTTTATCGCCTCATCTGACATCTGAACATACGGACGCTCCCACTACAATACCAACCCAACAGACCCGACATCTGGCTGTTCCGGCTATCAAACCTCAGCGCAGTCGTCAAAAGTCTGCTTGGATATTTGGCAGCTTGGTAGTAGGTGGTTTAATAGCGGGTATCACCATTTCTACTCTGTCACGCCAGTCACAATCTGATACACGCATCGTCAGTGAACCTTTACCTTCTCCGGCTTCCCTACCTGATACACCATCTGTTTCACCCCAAACAACCCCATCCTTACCCCAGTCTGATTCTACTCAGCAGCCAGTAATTTCTGACACGCCAACGTCAACAGAAAACAGTCAAGCCAACTCTAACCCACCAGAAGTATTTGCACCCATACCAGAAAACACACCTACAACTGCAAATATTCCTACACCACAACCCACCCCAACACCACAAATCGAAAATCAGCCCGTTCCAGAGCCGACAACCCAAGCTGACTTACCAAGAAAAACAGCAAATACAAACAGTCCCAGCGTTCCCGCCTTTCCTACAGGTACAGCAAGAAGCACGGTAGAAGCGTCACTTGGAAAGCCAAATAGAGATTTAAGAGGCGTGTGGCGCAATACCCGTGCTGTAGTCTATCGCTTAGTACCAAACCAAGTTGACTTAGGCTACTTATTTGATCGTAACTCTGGAGCGTTGCGTCAAACTGAAGTAGCTTTTGCCCAGTCAGTAGACCCGGAAGTCATGCAAACTACGCTAGATGGTATATTAAGCGGTCAATCTAACGCCAAAATTCGCCAAGGGTTGCAACAAATACAACAACGTCAGTCAGATAATTTCCGTTTTACCGTAGGCGGAGTGAAAGGGCAAATTGTCCGTCAGAACTGCGATTTAATTTACATCAGCGTTTGGGAAGCAGACTTACACGATTTTGTTAGTCCCGCCTCAGCGAAGCAGTGTTGA
- a CDS encoding PAS domain-containing sensor histidine kinase codes for MATLLRKLQRRWREAISAPSTDEIKAVYPHSQQQEWQVIRHRFLWQRLHLWLWLVLGCLLSFTLRDVYDLFFPLQEFHLLPQVMRTQRLIINAAMLLSLLVCFALRKTSFGHRHPGILFLGSSWSLSLASQLFATLKGFALPDTAGWSLLFLSQATFMPVRWSLHLVCQLGVLVYYFGVNTVLRLSTPLPEHPEIYNVSFILYIFWFCVICDLGVYLYDRLQRSEFYARKELESANDKLRLAEAKYRSIFENAIEGIFQSSPDGRYITANPALARIYGYTSPEEVTAKFTDIEHQLYVDPKRRAEFVRLMEESGLAPEFESQIYRQDGSIVWISEKAYAVRDEQGKLLYYEGLVEDITQRKQAQEALRVFFHAVSHDLRNPVLGTVMVLRNLLNEEVGRVKDGGDEGDEEVGGDGEKIAPVNSNQSSIPVPRSILERMVQSSDRQLNLINSLLEAHIGEVQGLSVQCQPVQLQGVVEGAIADLEPMLVDNQTTLTNLVPADIPLVNADPTQVWRVFSNLIVNAIKHNPPGLEITINAVPQGEMIYCTVKDNGSGISQQQSDRLFDLYFRGGSNRNSLSLGLGLYLCKQIITAHGGDIGVKRDSQKGATFWFTFPIFNS; via the coding sequence ATGGCTACCTTGTTGAGAAAATTGCAACGGCGGTGGAGAGAAGCTATTTCTGCACCAAGTACGGATGAAATTAAAGCTGTTTACCCACACTCTCAACAACAAGAGTGGCAGGTAATTAGGCATCGTTTTTTATGGCAGAGGTTACATCTGTGGTTATGGCTAGTACTAGGCTGCCTATTGTCGTTTACTCTTAGGGATGTCTACGACCTGTTTTTTCCTCTCCAAGAGTTTCATTTACTCCCCCAAGTGATGAGAACTCAAAGGTTAATCATCAATGCAGCAATGTTGTTGAGTTTACTGGTTTGTTTTGCCCTGCGTAAAACTAGCTTTGGTCATCGTCATCCAGGGATACTATTTTTAGGCTCATCTTGGTCGCTGAGTTTAGCATCACAATTATTTGCCACCCTTAAAGGTTTTGCCCTACCCGATACCGCAGGCTGGTCATTATTATTTTTGAGCCAAGCTACGTTTATGCCTGTGCGCTGGAGTCTCCATTTAGTCTGCCAGCTAGGGGTTTTAGTTTATTATTTTGGTGTGAATACAGTTCTGAGGCTGAGTACTCCTTTACCTGAACATCCAGAAATATACAATGTCTCGTTTATTCTTTACATCTTCTGGTTTTGTGTTATATGTGACCTTGGTGTTTATCTGTACGATCGCCTGCAACGTTCAGAGTTTTATGCCCGTAAAGAATTAGAATCAGCTAATGATAAGTTAAGGTTGGCGGAAGCGAAATACCGTAGCATCTTTGAAAATGCCATTGAAGGTATCTTCCAAAGTAGCCCTGATGGACGTTACATTACAGCTAACCCAGCTTTAGCTCGTATATATGGTTACACTTCTCCCGAAGAAGTAACCGCAAAGTTTACAGATATTGAACATCAATTATATGTTGACCCGAAGCGCCGCGCCGAGTTTGTCCGGTTGATGGAAGAGTCTGGACTAGCACCAGAATTTGAGTCGCAGATTTATCGGCAAGATGGTAGCATTGTCTGGATTTCCGAAAAAGCCTACGCTGTCCGTGATGAACAAGGGAAATTACTTTACTACGAAGGTTTAGTTGAAGATATCACCCAACGCAAACAAGCCCAGGAAGCCCTTAGAGTATTTTTCCACGCCGTGTCCCATGATTTACGTAACCCGGTGTTGGGGACTGTGATGGTGTTGAGGAATTTACTGAATGAGGAAGTAGGGAGAGTGAAAGATGGGGGAGATGAGGGAGATGAGGAAGTGGGGGGAGATGGGGAGAAGATAGCGCCAGTGAATAGTAACCAGTCCTCAATTCCTGTACCTCGCTCTATTTTAGAGAGGATGGTGCAAAGTAGCGATCGCCAGTTAAATCTGATTAACTCTTTATTAGAAGCCCATATTGGTGAAGTGCAAGGTTTGAGTGTGCAATGTCAGCCTGTACAATTACAAGGGGTGGTAGAAGGGGCGATCGCAGATTTAGAGCCTATGTTGGTAGATAATCAAACCACACTCACAAATTTAGTCCCCGCAGATATACCATTAGTAAATGCCGATCCTACGCAAGTATGGCGTGTATTTTCTAACTTAATTGTCAATGCCATCAAACACAATCCCCCTGGTTTAGAGATAACTATTAACGCCGTCCCCCAAGGCGAAATGATTTACTGTACCGTCAAGGATAATGGTAGTGGCATTAGTCAACAGCAGAGCGATCGCTTATTTGACCTTTACTTCCGGGGTGGTAGTAACCGCAATTCATTAAGTCTAGGCTTAGGTTTATATCTATGCAAGCAAATCATCACTGCTCACGGTGGCGATATTGGTGTTAAAAGGGATTCCCAAAAAGGCGCGACATTTTGGTTTACATTCCCAATATTCAATAGCTAG
- a CDS encoding protein kinase domain-containing protein: MQTPTVLNNRYRVIRILAAGGFGETFLAEDTQMPSGRRCLIKKLKPVANNPQIYQLVQERFRREAAILEELGDGCNQIPKLYAYFVENDEFFLVQEYIEGETLQQKLQQGLLSEASVKEIIISILPILDYVHSKRIVHRDIKPDNILIRHADSKPVLIDFGAVKETMGTVMTASGNSSRSIVIGTPGFMPSEQLAGRPVFSSDIYSLGLTAIYLLTGKFPQQLEIDPATGDLLWRQYALSVTPSFAAFLDKAIASHARDRFATAKEMLESLQHSVTPIPPTISVSTPTVVSPPPAPVPPQQPTVVSTPPAPVPHQHSYSQPPTQPRQGMRDWQKAIIIGSVIGTFVVSGLWLIRGQSSQQPESTTTVTQTTPSPTSSASTPPSSNTQANSSRTESNSSTNTPNNIQPSPTPSISTSSEPVSSNSSEQQENTPVITPTKTAVEETTITQEQAKELINNWLIAKRVMFAPPYDFQPANELTTGEEYVNVAGSDGSINSLKKDGHYYKYGLQRIDSVDEFSANANQAAITVKVTEDRTLYDRNGKVVPSQTDFKTRVVRYNLQLVDNKWKIASKTNFTD; encoded by the coding sequence ATGCAAACACCAACTGTATTAAACAATCGCTACCGAGTCATTCGCATCTTAGCTGCTGGTGGATTTGGCGAAACATTTTTAGCAGAAGATACTCAAATGCCATCAGGACGCAGGTGCTTAATTAAAAAGCTCAAACCTGTGGCTAATAACCCGCAGATTTATCAGTTGGTACAAGAACGGTTTCGGCGGGAAGCAGCAATTTTAGAAGAATTAGGTGATGGATGTAATCAGATTCCTAAGCTGTACGCCTACTTTGTAGAAAATGACGAGTTTTTTTTAGTCCAAGAATATATCGAAGGCGAAACTCTACAGCAGAAGTTACAACAAGGATTGTTAAGTGAAGCTTCAGTCAAAGAAATTATCATCAGTATTTTACCAATTCTTGATTACGTCCACAGTAAACGCATCGTTCATAGAGATATCAAACCAGACAATATTTTGATTCGTCACGCTGATAGTAAACCTGTGTTAATTGACTTTGGTGCAGTCAAAGAAACAATGGGGACAGTAATGACTGCTTCTGGTAACTCTAGTAGGTCAATTGTAATTGGTACACCAGGATTTATGCCAAGTGAACAATTGGCAGGAAGACCAGTATTTTCTAGTGATATTTATAGTTTGGGATTAACAGCAATTTATCTGTTGACTGGGAAATTTCCGCAGCAACTAGAAATCGATCCGGCTACAGGAGATTTGTTGTGGCGACAGTATGCTTTAAGCGTCACTCCCAGTTTTGCAGCTTTTTTAGATAAAGCGATCGCCTCACACGCACGCGATCGCTTCGCCACCGCCAAGGAAATGTTAGAGTCCTTACAGCATAGTGTTACACCAATTCCCCCAACTATTTCTGTATCCACTCCCACGGTAGTTTCTCCACCACCAGCACCAGTACCACCGCAACAGCCTACTGTTGTCAGCACACCACCAGCACCAGTACCACATCAGCACAGTTATTCTCAACCGCCAACTCAACCCCGCCAAGGAATGAGGGATTGGCAAAAAGCAATTATCATCGGCAGTGTCATTGGTACATTTGTTGTGAGTGGTTTGTGGTTAATTAGAGGACAGTCGTCTCAGCAACCAGAATCTACAACAACTGTTACCCAAACTACTCCTTCGCCAACATCATCTGCATCAACTCCACCAAGTTCAAATACTCAAGCAAACTCTAGTCGAACAGAGTCAAATTCTTCTACAAATACTCCTAATAATATTCAACCTTCACCCACCCCATCAATAAGTACTTCTTCCGAACCAGTTAGTTCCAATTCTTCTGAACAGCAGGAAAATACCCCTGTAATTACTCCTACTAAGACTGCGGTTGAAGAAACAACAATTACCCAGGAACAAGCAAAAGAACTAATCAATAATTGGCTAATCGCCAAACGGGTAATGTTTGCCCCGCCATACGACTTTCAACCAGCTAATGAATTAACTACAGGCGAGGAATATGTAAATGTTGCCGGGTCTGATGGTTCAATTAACTCTCTCAAGAAGGATGGTCATTACTATAAGTATGGTCTACAAAGAATTGATAGTGTAGATGAATTTTCTGCCAATGCTAACCAAGCAGCGATTACAGTCAAGGTGACTGAAGATAGAACACTATATGATAGAAACGGAAAGGTTGTTCCTAGCCAGACAGATTTTAAAACTAGGGTAGTGCGCTATAATTTGCAACTTGTAGATAACAAATGGAAGATAGCTTCTAAAACTAATTTTACAGATTAA
- a CDS encoding M15 family metallopeptidase, translating to MRRNNKNSYLLRMMGIATVVSFIIVVSGAILIRLSSPNPAVQATTNPPTPSVVTSNSQPISPQLPSVSITTNSQPITIDKLSPVNNQRSLSNEPSYGHLSYAQADANQMIIVGSYATGTEQRFEGLHPEAAQALMKMIYAAREEGVWIIPVSGFRTIEQQQKLFDNQIKRLGSVEKAAKISAPPGHSEHHTGFAVDVADGKLPKQDLTLAFAKTEAYRWLTVHASQFGFELSFPANNPQGVSFEPWHWRYVGSANAAALFANARNR from the coding sequence ATGAGAAGAAACAATAAAAATTCTTATCTTCTCCGTATGATGGGAATTGCCACAGTAGTTTCATTTATTATTGTAGTTTCTGGGGCTATACTAATCCGCCTATCAAGTCCGAATCCTGCGGTACAAGCCACTACAAATCCTCCTACACCCAGTGTAGTTACTTCTAATTCCCAGCCTATTTCACCGCAATTACCAAGTGTAAGTATTACTACTAACTCTCAACCAATTACCATAGACAAGCTATCGCCAGTTAACAATCAACGATCACTTAGCAACGAACCTAGTTATGGTCACTTGAGCTATGCACAAGCTGATGCCAACCAAATGATAATTGTCGGTAGCTACGCTACGGGAACAGAACAAAGATTTGAAGGACTTCATCCAGAAGCAGCCCAAGCATTGATGAAAATGATCTATGCAGCCAGAGAAGAAGGTGTTTGGATAATTCCGGTTTCCGGCTTTCGCACCATAGAACAACAACAAAAGTTATTTGACAACCAAATTAAACGTCTTGGTTCTGTTGAAAAAGCAGCTAAAATCAGCGCACCTCCTGGACATAGCGAACATCACACAGGTTTTGCTGTAGATGTAGCAGATGGGAAACTTCCCAAACAGGATCTGACTTTGGCATTTGCAAAAACAGAAGCTTATCGCTGGTTAACTGTTCATGCTAGTCAATTTGGCTTTGAGTTGTCTTTCCCAGCGAATAATCCTCAAGGAGTAAGTTTTGAACCTTGGCATTGGCGTTATGTAGGTTCAGCAAATGCAGCAGCACTATTTGCTAATGCCAGAAATAGATGA